CGCTTCCACCTTCTTGCGGTGATCGGCGTCGGGGTCGGCGAGGTCCGGCGGGTCGGCCTCGAGTGGGTCTGCGAAATTCGATAATCCGACGCCAATCAGCCGGAACGTGCTGCCCGACGGGGCGGCACCGATCGCCCGATCGAGCAGCGGCACCGCCGCGCGATACAGCGTCTCGGCCAGCTGGGTCGGTGCGGGCAGCGCGTGGGACCGGGTCAGAGTCCTGAATTTGGATGATTTCAGCTTGAGCGTGACAGTCCGACCGGCCAGGTCGCGCGCTTTCATGCGGTCGGTGACCTTCTCGCAAAGCGGCCAGAGGCGCGTTCTGAGCGTTTCGGGGTCGGCGATGTCTTGCGAGAATGTGGTCTCGCTCGACAGGTTTTTGGGCAGCGAATGGGGTGTCACGGCCCTTGAGTCCTCGCCGTGGCTGAACCGGGCCAGGCGTTGGCCGATGGCGCCGTAGCGTTTCATCAGGCGGGCTTCGTCGTGGGCGCGTATCTGGCCGATGGTGTGCAACCCGTCCGCGGTCAGTTTTCGGTGCAGGGCCTTGCCCACCCCCCAAATCCGCGTCACCGGCAGCGTGTCGAGAAAATTCAGCGCCTCGCCCTGGCCAATGACCGCGAAACCGCGTGGTTTGTCGATGTCGGAGGCCAGCTTCGCCAGGAACTTGTTGTAGCTGAGGCCGACCGACGCGGTAACGCCGATCTCACGTTCGATCTGGTTGATCAGGCGGATCAACGACTTTGCCGGGCTCGCCTGGTGCAGCTTCTGGGTCCCGGTCAGATCGAGGAATGCCTCGTCGATTGAGAGCGGTTCGACCAACGGCGTGATCTCGCGCATCAGTTCGCGGATTTGCCGCCCGACGGCGCTGTATTTTTCCATGTCCGGGCGGATCACCGTCGCGTCGGGACAGAGCTTGAGTGCCTGGAACATCGGCATCGCCGAATGCACACCCTTGATACGGGCGATGTAGCAGGCTGCGGAAACGACGCCGCGCTGTCGGCCGCCAACTATGACCGGCTTGTCGCGCAGGGACGGGTCGTCGCGTTTCTCGACGCTGGCGTAGAACGCGTCGCAGTCGATATGTGCGATCGACAATGTGTCGAGTTCGAGGTGCGTCAGAATCCGCGGCCCAGCGCAGGCCGGACAATGTCGGGAATCGGGAGGTACCGTTGCCGCACAATCGCGGCAGAGGCCCGTGCGCGCGCCCTGGCTGCTTTCGGTCATGCCGGGACACCGATGGCAGGCCAGAGCCACGCAGCGCCCCGTACGCCGCTGGAATCGCCGTGCCGTGCCTGGCGGATCGGGGTTGAGATCGAATCGGAGAAGATATGGCCGCCGATCAGGTCGGGGAGATGCGCATAGAGACACGCGATGTTCGACAGGCCGCCGCCGAGGACGATCACATCGGGGTCGATGATGTTGATGATCATCGCGAGGCCGCGCGCCAGCCGGTCTTCAAGCCGCGCGAGGGAGGCCGTGGCGGCTGCGTCGCCCGCGGCGGATGCGGCCACGATGTCCGCGGCTGCCAAGTTATTCCCGGACTGTTCCGCGTGATCGCGTTCGAAGCCCGGTCCGGAGACGAATGTCTCGATGCAGCCGCGTCGACCGCAGAAGCAGTCGCGTCCGGGAAATTCGTCCGCGGTCATCCAGGGCAGGGGCGTGTGTCCCCATTCGCCGGCGATGGCGTTGCCGCCGGCGATGATGTGGCCCCGGTTCACAAGACCACCCCCCACGCCGGTTCCGACGATCACACCGAAGACGGTCTCCGCGCCCTGTGCTGCACCGTCCGTCGCTTCCGATATCGCAAAACAATTCGCATCGTTTGCCACCCGCACCCGCCGGTCGAGATGGTTTGCGAGGTCCCGGTCAAAAGGCCGGCCGATCAGCCAGGTCGAGTTTGCATTCTTGATCAGCCCCGTGGCCGGAGAGATCGTTCCGGGTATGCCGATCCCGACCGGTGTCGCGGTTTCGGGTGCGGGATCAATCTGCACGATGAGATCTGCGATAGCCGCGAGGGTTGCCGCGTAGTCGTCGCGCGGCGCCACCACGCGTGCGCGCGCGACCTCCGTGCCGGAATCGTCGAGCACGATTCCTTCGATTTTCGTGCCGCCGAGGTCAATTCCGATGCGCATGTCGATGGTGGTCGAGGCTAGCAGTGGACTTTTGGCCCATTATTATCCATTTTCTTCGGCGAGTCCGCGCCAGGTCGGGGGAACGGACGGCTCATGGGGATGACTATGGGAGTGTTGCCCGGCATTTGTACGCATAAACAATGTCAGGCTGGGCATGTCCAAGACCGTTCTCATCGTCGAAGACAATGAACTGAACATGAAGCTCTTCCATGATTTGCTGGAAG
This region of Alphaproteobacteria bacterium genomic DNA includes:
- a CDS encoding DNA polymerase IV, whose amino-acid sequence is MTESSQGARTGLCRDCAATVPPDSRHCPACAGPRILTHLELDTLSIAHIDCDAFYASVEKRDDPSLRDKPVIVGGRQRGVVSAACYIARIKGVHSAMPMFQALKLCPDATVIRPDMEKYSAVGRQIRELMREITPLVEPLSIDEAFLDLTGTQKLHQASPAKSLIRLINQIEREIGVTASVGLSYNKFLAKLASDIDKPRGFAVIGQGEALNFLDTLPVTRIWGVGKALHRKLTADGLHTIGQIRAHDEARLMKRYGAIGQRLARFSHGEDSRAVTPHSLPKNLSSETTFSQDIADPETLRTRLWPLCEKVTDRMKARDLAGRTVTLKLKSSKFRTLTRSHALPAPTQLAETLYRAAVPLLDRAIGAAPSGSTFRLIGVGLSNFADPLEADPPDLADPDADHRKKVEAVIDQVRGKLGRDAIGKGRSIRGKKRETPGAKR
- a CDS encoding ROK family protein — encoded protein: MRIGIDLGGTKIEGIVLDDSGTEVARARVVAPRDDYAATLAAIADLIVQIDPAPETATPVGIGIPGTISPATGLIKNANSTWLIGRPFDRDLANHLDRRVRVANDANCFAISEATDGAAQGAETVFGVIVGTGVGGGLVNRGHIIAGGNAIAGEWGHTPLPWMTADEFPGRDCFCGRRGCIETFVSGPGFERDHAEQSGNNLAAADIVAASAAGDAAATASLARLEDRLARGLAMIINIIDPDVIVLGGGLSNIACLYAHLPDLIGGHIFSDSISTPIRQARHGDSSGVRGAAWLWPAIGVPA